Sequence from the Gadus chalcogrammus isolate NIFS_2021 chromosome 21, NIFS_Gcha_1.0, whole genome shotgun sequence genome:
GTGTCTTTAAGGCTGACGCTAACCCTGCTCCCACCAGCTGGAGGGGACTAATTGCAGGACGCTCTTTATAAGTCCATGGGTGTTGGGACTTGTCTGCTactgggggggcaggggggcagagGGTAGCTTTTGGCCACCAGTCATCCTTTGGACACTAAATCTCCCAAATAATCTCTGCATGCCAGCCATGCCAGTCAGATAACCTCAGTGGGCAAGGAGTTCCTGTTTTCTGTCTGGCATCAAACAGCGAAaggattttgttttgtttcaatcAAAGGTTTATTTTGGTCTCTAATCAGCGAAGTGGAAATAGTTCCCACTGCTACAGACCGAGTCTGAATCAAGGGCCGTTCGAATTCCTCTTTCAACAGGACACAGAACATGTGGCTCACCCGGAATGGCCCGAGTTGTGCCACGGTACACTTCCCACATGATGGGCAGTGTGGTCTCTGGGTAAGGCCCACAGCAATGTAGGCTCTGTGACAAAAACAGTGGGGCGCATGGCAGACCTAATGAAATCCTTTCTGCTTTTCTGTGTCGTAAAGTATTTTTGGCTGTAACTGCTTTGCATGTGACGCCAGCAGGGAACCACAATTTGGTCTGCGGTTTGCTTCCAGCCAGGTGTCCGGTGCGTACAGCGTGCATAGGTGACTGCCATATTGAATTCTCAACAAGGCAGAGAGATCTCTGTACGTGAACATCCTCCGAGATGTTCCAATGGTGCGATACTAATGGTGCAGAGTTTTCTGTGTCAACACCAATTGTCCTTCGATTATGCAAGCGTGACCAAGTTAAGAGTGCACACCATGTCAAGGCTCATAATTGAGCAAACATGGTGCTTGGAATTCCCATGATTACCTGGATTATTGCTCATTCAGAATCAgtgtttgtttcattcataatgTAACGGAATGGTTAAGAAAAGGATAAACCGGCTGTAGCACTTTTCCTTTCCACAACGTATGTAACGTTAggtctatatatttttaagaaaCTTTGCATTCAATATATCCAATATATTTAATTGTAATCTATTCATGTATGTATCCAATTACTTTATTAAACTATTTTAAGTGTGGAAATGGGCTAGCCTAATATTCAGCTctttaatgaaaaataaattattgGTATCAGATAGTTGCTTGGTATCGGCCGATTCAAAGGCGTATTGCTCGGTATTGGTAATGACAAAGTGAGGTCGGTGCAGCTCTTTATCAAGCATAACTGACTTGTGAGCAGCTCTGGGTGATGGGCGGTTTAACCCGCTTTTGCATTGATTGCCCACCCGCCAAGCCCCAGAGTcgaatcagtctgactcgggccaggtgaggctgctcagACCATccatcatgcacacacgcactccccACCAGTTGATTACATTTGGAAAACCGGTTGCCAAATTACGTTTTAATGTGGGCCTGTTCAACGGCAACGGTTCAATGTGCCGTCCAGAGCCCCTCGGCCTCACACAACGCAGGGGGGCCTGGCACGTCCCTGACCCGTCTGTTTTCCTCACGCTGTCTGCGCAAGGGAACAAGCACTATATAGACCTATCTCGTTCTGCTGTTTGCTCACGATGTCGCCATATCCCACTAATTCCAGACACTGCGTACGTGAGGTGTCAAGGCTGCGTAGATGTACACGTATTCATTTTGTTTTGAGTGGGAACCTGACCACATATTGGTTTTTTTTCTCTGGGCACAGCTGCTTATTCATCCAGCCCCCTCGTCTTGAGAGGCATCAAGCATCATGCTGGGTAGActttcaaaataacaatattaactAAAGGTAAgtgcataaaaaatatatattataatagtaATACAGTCACAAAAATAttattctaataataataataataaaacaatatattATTTCGATGTGAGATGCACCCGTCCTGACTGCTCAAAGGGAACAAGATAAACAGCCGTATCATTTTTGAATGAAAACAACAGGCTTTAGGTTCTTGGGTGGTTAACATTTGTAATATTGCCTCAAACCTCCTGACTTTAAAGGATGCCAAAACGTTCTTGTATTACACTGATTGAATTGATTCAACCTTGATTATGCGTCAAGTGTTTTTCTCCCCCCAGAGATTGTAGCGAGCATGCGCCGCGAGGGCTGCAGCTAACAGAACATCTATGGGTGGAAGTCGTAGACATCTTGAGGTGTTAGGAGACCGGCCTTACAGTCAGCTGCAATTCTTTCGATACAGGGTTTATTTCCAATACATTTAGGTGACATCCATTATTCGGACAAAAGTCTACATCCATTATTGCAGtcttattgtttattttgtgatgaatcttactgatctccTGTGATGATTCCCCAGAGAAGAGTTGCATGAGCTTCAGGACCTTCTTTATAAAGGCAGGCATTGAGCATTTGTTATGGTGCAGGGTCAGGTGGTCCCAGCGGGCTCTCTGTGTGAACACTGCGGCCTCTCACCTCCAGTGTCGGCCCATGATGACAAATGGCTCTGTCCCACTTAATGCAACGGAAATGACTCACCACTACCTAGGCTGCAGGCTGCTGGAGGGAACAGTAATTGGGCGGCTTTGCTCAAATGCATTTTTTGGCCCCTTGAAAAGACATTttagtttttccttttttaatggGGCAGAGTCATCAGACAGTCGGTTTTGGAGACACTTTTAGAAGCTGTtgtgtgaataaaaaaaaaaacgatgtaaTCGGCTCTAATAACCCTCATATGCTTTCTGCCCCCTTTCTGTTGAGGTTGGAGTTGGTGGTCGTTTTatgctaactctctctctctctgtctctctgtctctctctcgtgtttCTTGCCAGGTGTCCATATGGACAGGAAGGGAAAGATCTGGATGCCTGCCCTTTCAGCAGATGAATGAGCAAAACCCATAGAGAGGCAGAGGCCCCGCCCGGAGGAACAGCCATGCCTTCCTTGGATCACCGCTTTAGGATATCACGTCATCGAATGCACCATTGTGTTCTCACGTGACTCCAGCAATCAAAGCTGCAATTCAGTACAAATAGTATGGGTCTACGCTTTAGCTAGCGGCGGCATGTTAGCGGAACACAGGTGAGGCTGTTCCCCCTCAAgtacctcccccctcctcagtgACCTCTAAGGGGTAAACAAACGGCCACACGGGACTTTTCTTTATGGAAGGGGCGCCTGGAGAGCACCTCTGATTTCTGCACCCCTTCGCCCCAGCAATGAGGCTGGACCACGGCCCCGGCCGACGCCCATAGGGGCGGATCCCCAAAGGGGCGGATCCCCATAGGAGGCGGACCCCCGACCAGCAATGCAGCGCAACGGCGGTGGCGGCGTGGCCGGTGGGCAGCCGTGGGTGCTGCGGCGCATTCGCCTCACCTGGCTCAGCTTCATGCTCTTCTTCATCCTGGTCTTCTTCCCGCTCATCGCCCACTACTACCTCACCACCATCGACGAGGCGGTGGGGCCCGACAAGCGGCTGTTTGGGCCGCGGCCCGGCGGCGAGCTGTGCGAGGCCAAGCACGTGCAGGACCTGTGCCGCATCCGCGAGTCGGTCAGCGaggagctgctgcagctggaggCCAAGCGGCAGGAGCTCAACGGGGAGATCGCCCGACTCAACCTGCGCATCGAGGCGTGCAAGCGCAGCATCGACAGCGCCAAGCAGGACCTGCTGCAGCTGAAGAACGTCATCAGCCAGACGGAGCACTCGTACAAGGAGCTGATGGCCCAGAACCAGCCCAAGCTCTCGCTGCCGGTGCGGCTGCTGCCCGACAAGGACGacccgccgctgccgccgcccaAGTCGCCGCGCGCCTGCCGCCTGCGCTCCTGCTTCGACTACGCCCGCTGCCCGCTCACCTCGGGCTTCCCCGTGTACGTGTACGACGCGGGCGCCTACGCCTGGGCGGAGCGCATCGACCCGCTGGTGCGGCAGGCCTTCGAGGCGGCGGTCAAGACCAACATCTACGTGACGGCGGACCCCAGCGTGGCGTGCCTGTacctggtgctggtgggggagcTGCAGGAGAACgcctccccgccgccgccgccgcccgccgagCTGGAGAAGCAGCTCAAGGCCCTGCCCTACTGGCGGGCCGACGGCCGCAACCACCTGCTGCTGCACCTCTCCCGGCAGTCGGTGACGCAGAACTTCCTGTACAACGTGAGCACGGGGCGGGCGGCCGTGGCCCAGGCCACCTTCCTGGAGCGGCAGTACCGCGAGGGCTTCGACCTGGTGGTGTCGCCGCTGGTGCACGCCCTCTCGGAGCCCAACTTCCTGGAGATCCCGCCGCAGGTGCCGGTGAAGAGGAAGTACCTGTTCACCTTCCAGGGGGAGCGGCTGGAGTCGCTCCGCAGCAGCCTGCAGGAGGCGCCGCCGCAGTCGTTCGAGGAGGAGATTGAGCGGGACCCGCCGGCCGACTACGACGACCGCATCATCGGCACCCTGAAGGCGGTGGCGGACAGCCACCTGGACCAGGTGCTGGTGGAGTTCACCTGCAAGGCCCCCCGGCCCAGCCTGCCCACCGAGTGGGCGCTGTGCGGGGAGCGGGACGAGCGCCTGGGGGTCCTCAAGGTCTCCACCTTCGCCCTGGTGATCGTCCCCGGCGACGGGCAGCTGGTGGCCTCGGCGGGCTGCGGCATGCGGCTGTTCGAGGCGCTGGAGGCGGGCGCCATCCCCGTGGTGCTGGGCGACCACGCCAAGCTGCCGTACCACCAGCACATCCGCTGGAGCGAGGCGGCCATCGTGGTGCCCAAGCCCCGCATCACGGAGCTGCACTTCCTGCTGCGCAGCCTGTCGGACAGCGACCTGCTCAACATGCGGCGGCAGGGCCGCTTCCTGTGGGAGGCCTACTTCTCCACGGCGGAGAGCGTGCTGAGCACCGTGCTGGCCAGCGTGCGCACCAGCCTCCAGGTGCCGGCCGCGCCCATCCGGGAGGAGCACGCCCGGGAGATCCCCCACAAGGCGGGCAAGCTGGCGGGCACGGACGCCAACCTGGCGGACAACGGCGACCTGGACCTGGGCCCCGTGGAGACGGAGCCGCCGTACGCCTCGCCCCGCTTCCTGCGCAACTTCACCTACACGGCGTCGGACGTGTACCGGGCGTGGAACCGGGCGCCGGGGCCCTTCCACCTCTTCCCGCACACGCCGCTGGACCCTGTGCTGCCCTCGGAGGCCAAGTTCCTGGGCTCGGGCACGGGCTTCCGGCCCATCGGCGGCGGCACGGGCGGCTCGGGGAAGGAGTTCCAGGCGGCGCTGGGCGGCAACGTGCCGCGGGAGCAGTTCACGGTGGTGATGCTGACCTACGAGCGGGAGGAGGTGCTGATGAACTCCCTGGAGCGGCTCAACGGGCTGCCCTACCTCaacaaggtggtggtggtgtggaacTCCCCCAAGCCGCCCTCCGACGACCTGCTGTGGCCCGACATCGGCCTGCCCATCGTGGTGAGTCGCAGGGCGGAACCATTTGGGGTATTAATCCAATTGCGATAATTTAGATCAATATTGCGATTTAATGtgcgatttttctttttagagttccttatgttctgtattattcactaaacacaagcaataaatcattctatagtatgaccaacacaacattgaaagCTGTCAACGTATAAAAGCGCTCTTTCCTCTACattaggccaggcctatgtgtcgaattgatgcatgaattgatgttataacatctttatttaactgttAAAGTAAATATGAATCTTACTGATCTCTCCAGTCAGTAACCGTAACATATCGCAGCCGTTGCGAAATGCAAATGGCGTTCTATGGCATGGAGATTTGTGTTTGAATTTGATTAAGCGCTGAGCCCTAGTGAGTagtaccgccgccgccgcccgctgcGCTCGGGGCAGACCCAAGCCCAGCGCTCCATGTAGACACAAAGGACACCAACGGGATGTTTTTAGGTTTATTTTTCGTAAATATACATTTGGAAGCCATAATCAGCGCCTCGCTGAAATGCAAATAGCGCACGCTGTTATTTGCCGCCGTCTCGGAGGGAGTGCGGTCTGTGTTCTGAGTGCGTTAGCCTCGTGCGTCTGAGGCTTTGAAGCTCGCTCCCAGCCCAGCAGGCGGCCCCGCTGATTACAGCAGCCTCAGTACCGAGACGTGGAGAGCTGCGTTTGATTGAAGCCCACAATAAGGGGTTTTCAGATGGCTCATACTGTCAGTCTATGGCGAATAACATCGAAACGACCGTGTACGGAACATAACGTCCTGCCATATCAAAAGATCAGTTCATGAAATCGGTCATATTTGATGACTGCCTCATCGTCATCAAATGTGGAATTGCACCACTCTCTTCTACAGCTGTGAGACAGCACAATGGTAATATAATAAAACCAAAATAACCCTTGAAACAAATAGCTCATGACCTAAGTCATGAGTTAAAGACGAGCCACAGCAGCCAATGCACGTCATGGTTTCATTGTGAACCTTTCAGTGGCTGTGTATTTGCAATCCTCCACCTTTTTCTGTATGGCTTGCATATCGCCTGGAGCTGAACGAGCATCACCTCTCTGTGTGCAGGTGGTCCACACGGAGAAGAACAGCCTGAACAACCGCTTCCTTCCCTGGGACGCCGTGGAGACGGAGGCCATCTTGTCCATCGACGACGACGCCCATCTCCGCCATGACGAGATCATGTTCGGGTTCAGGTTAGTCCACTGCAGCGGCTCTCGACATTCAGACTATAGCCTGAGACTTCTCGGTTCAGCAGCACAACAGTCAGAATATTGTATAATAGGGTTGTTCAATTAATCAAATATTTatcaccattttttttttcatatttttattcattaaatgtagaacagctggatacatatttgtacattgtttTCGATCTGAATATTTATATTCAGATCGGATATATTCCGAAAATTTGTATATTATATTTGGGGAATTTCAAAGTTCTGATACAAAGCGTTTTATTTGGAGATGAATGCAGaaaaaatgcatcatgttttcaaacaaaAAGGAAATCATTTGAGTTaatgtgatttcaatattgaccaaaatatcgtgattatgattttttagTAATCTAGGAGCCCTACTGTAAGCATTTTTATCACAAAGAATATTTTTTCTGTTAGCTAGAACGACTCCCTACTTGGATTTTAATTAGGTCAATATTTAAACTCCAAGACCCttaggtgctgtaggtaagaatTTGAGAGCTTTAATTAAAGTTTTAATTACAAGATATGACGTAGCCATCGGTTATCTATTTTCcagtgaaatgctctgtgaggATATCAGTTCTGGTGGATTGCACCTGCACCAAGATAATTTGTGTTGTAGACCGTCCCTGGCTCTTTTTCACCAGTCAGGGCGTCTTTCTCTTGATTGGTTTGGGCATCCATCTTGCGTGTCATCAAATGCATCCACACAGTGTTCCTATAACTCCACCACAGGTGTATGAATATAGtacttatttaaataaatgtatgggGGTTTATTTCCACAACGttgctctcctcttctctgctcACTTTACAAATTTCAAAAGTATAAGAAGTACCTACAGCAGCATTAAGTTTTGACTTAAGTATTCTTAAAAATATTCGAAGAATACTAAATCCAATGTTGCAGGCTCAACATAGACTTTCTGGCGCTGAATGGTCAGGAAGTGACACCACCGCGGTACAACAAGGGCAGCTTGAACCCCAGGGTCGTCTCTGCTGCCAACGTTCTGTACCTGTAACTCTCAGCACCTTTTACTGGACCTGATCCCCCTGTGACTCACCTGGCCTGTAACCACCTGAACCCAAGTTACAGTACAATGCTTCTCTCTCACAGCGCCgctccctaaccccccccccctctccccctgctgtctctctatccctcccttgCATTTATCTCTTTGTGTATTCACTCTCCCTTACATTAACCCGCACTCTCTCTTGCTGGCATTCACGCTCTCTGAGTTGTGGGAGAGCTGCCAGCGATGCAGCATGTCTGGacaggccgtgtgtgtgtgttttgtgtgtctgcgtgcagaCGGGGGGTCACCTGTGTTTGAATTATCGCTATCTACCCCCAGAATTACACAGGAATGCCGTCTCACTCCAGCCCcgttctcgctctctgtctcagtgtgtctctgtgtcgtcTCTTGAACTAGTTTACTTCCCGGCTGTACGACGCGGCCCTTGAAGTGGCTCTGTGTAATCCTGCCTTGACAACACAAGCGGCTGCGTCCCCGTTGTCTCGAGTGTGAGCTGTCGGCACGAGGAATTCCTAGTGTCCCATTTTGATGAATTACGGATATTTCTTTTTTAGTTTCTTTGGGCCTCAGGAGAAAAGCGATTTGACGCCAGCACGCGGGGTTGCTTCAAATTCATTCACGGTGCATATGACAGTACCTGCCCCCGTAAAATAAAGAAGGATTTTGATATTTTTGGGTTAGGCTCGAATCGCGGATGTTTCCCCAAGGGGGTTAATAACAGCGTGAGAGAGCTGTACAGGAGGAACATAAATCAGCCTGATGTGGTTAAAAGCGGTACCCTGTGTCTAGACATGCCCCATAATCACCACCGTCGGCCACAATAACAAATCATCACCGCAGATTCACGACACATTAAGGCCTCGTAACTCCCCACTGTGATGATGAGCCGATCCATCAACGGAATCACCACGCACTCAAATCACACATCCGTGTTTATTTGTACCTTTTCTTTTCCGTTGTATCATTTCAACCTAGGAATGATTTGATCCGTTGTAACGTTGTCTCCCCACCACCAACAGGGTGTGGCGCGAGGCCAGGGACCGCATCGTAGGCTTCCCGGGGCGGTTCCACGCCTGGGATCTCAACCACCAGTCGTGGCTGTACAACTCCAACTACTCCTGCGAGCTCTCCATGGTGCTGACGGGCGCTGCTTTCTTCCACAAGGTGAGGCCACGCGCACGTACgggaattgtatttattattgatttattgatttgattttattatCCAGGAAAGCATTAAAGgcaacaaagttacaatttaaaacagGCCTGACTCGGTATAAAGCTGATGTCCAGaaggttcctgttctgcagcatATATAACATAACAGGAACAAGGCACATCACACGATACATTTACACAAAGCACATAACAGGAACATAGCATGTCAGACATCAGCAGGACAATCGCATAGACGAcagactgaacacacacagtggtCTATAAACAGTCGGTGTTTGCAAGTGTGTTGAGGAATAACAGTTTGTATGTACTTTTTGCATTGTGTGATGGATTGTAAGGCTCTAATGTGTTGAGGGATGCCATTCCAGAGGCCATTGTACCAGTGGGTTAGATCTATTCTTTTTGTCAGGGAAGCTgaattgtgtgtatttgtgtgtctcgCTCTGTCCCCTCGCCGCCTGCAGTACTACGCCTACCTGTACTCCTACGTGATGCCCATGGCCATCAGGGACATGGTGGACGAGTACATCAACTGTGAGGACATCGCCATGAACTTCTTGGTGTCCCACATCACCCGCAAACCACCCATCAAGGTCAGCTGGTCCCCGGTCTGCTGTCACTGCAAGGCCTCATGCATGCGTTTTGTTTTTGCTTGCCACAGACTGATTGTGATTTATTCGATGAGTGGCCATTTTAGCTCAGTGACTTCCTCTGGTGATAACGTAGTGGTGTAGCTCACGGCTGTAATATTGAAACAGCTTTAGgaaaattaaaatataatatttaataataaattaGATTCGAAAGGATAGATgcacagaaagaaaaaagaaacatgACTAGCCTAGCATAGCCTAGCGTAAAAactatatttatttgtaatctAAGTTCATAGCCAATAACCCTCCATGCATCATCATCTGAGCGTACTGTACCACCCCGCCGGCTCAGGTGACGTCTCGCTGGACCTTCCGCTGCCCCGGCTGTCCGCAGGCGCTGTCGCACGACGACTCGCACTTCCACGAGCGCCACAAGTGCATCAACTTCTTCGTCAAGGTGTACGGCTACATGCCGCTGCTCTACACCCAGTTCCGGGTGGACTCGGTGCTCTTCAAGACACGCCTGCCCCACGACAAGACCAAGTGCTTCAAGTTCATCtagccggccccgcccccccctggaccccgggggggcggggcaaaCACGGCTCAGCGCCTGAGGTTTCCACCGCCGTCGAAAGCACACCAGAAGTAcacgtacgtgcgtgtgttaAAGGCCTTGACCTGAAGGCATAGACGAGGGTTCCTTTTTATTTCACGAAGCCGTTGCTTGAACTGTGCTCTGAAAAAAGGCCAACTGAAAAGACAACGGGCGAAACTACCTAAAGTCAAAACTGCTACATAGGAAGCCAacgctgggggaggagcaaAGGAAAGCACGTCTGTCTGTTGTGAtttgtcccccacccccccaccctactaTCAACCACTACAGATCTCATCCGCACCACTTAAGACGCACCGATGGGCAGCGAACGCTCTGTTGATGTCCGGTGGCCCGCTGCCACATGGGACCTGCGAGGGCCCCACCAGACAAACCACCAAACACTGGCGTTAATCGCTGACAGAACGGACTGACTGATAGCGGCAATACGTTGTGTCGGCCCCCCGCTGGAAACATTTCCATTTGGGAGAAGGAATCGGTGTGATAGGCAGTCGGTTGCTATTGCACTTAattcaccccccaccccatcttAGATCTACATACTGAACTTAAATGTTGTATAGGAAACGAGAGAAGCACTGATGGTCAGAGGTATTTTATTGAACATTGAATCgaataattttttttgtatggTGTTTATGTATAATTATCTCAATCTTTATGTGGAAGAATGACATTGTCCCCACCACGACCACCCAGAGCTGTGCGTTCTACATTACACAGATGGAATATGTGTAATGTAAAAATGA
This genomic interval carries:
- the extl3 gene encoding exostosin-like 3; this translates as MQRNGGGGVAGGQPWVLRRIRLTWLSFMLFFILVFFPLIAHYYLTTIDEAVGPDKRLFGPRPGGELCEAKHVQDLCRIRESVSEELLQLEAKRQELNGEIARLNLRIEACKRSIDSAKQDLLQLKNVISQTEHSYKELMAQNQPKLSLPVRLLPDKDDPPLPPPKSPRACRLRSCFDYARCPLTSGFPVYVYDAGAYAWAERIDPLVRQAFEAAVKTNIYVTADPSVACLYLVLVGELQENASPPPPPPAELEKQLKALPYWRADGRNHLLLHLSRQSVTQNFLYNVSTGRAAVAQATFLERQYREGFDLVVSPLVHALSEPNFLEIPPQVPVKRKYLFTFQGERLESLRSSLQEAPPQSFEEEIERDPPADYDDRIIGTLKAVADSHLDQVLVEFTCKAPRPSLPTEWALCGERDERLGVLKVSTFALVIVPGDGQLVASAGCGMRLFEALEAGAIPVVLGDHAKLPYHQHIRWSEAAIVVPKPRITELHFLLRSLSDSDLLNMRRQGRFLWEAYFSTAESVLSTVLASVRTSLQVPAAPIREEHAREIPHKAGKLAGTDANLADNGDLDLGPVETEPPYASPRFLRNFTYTASDVYRAWNRAPGPFHLFPHTPLDPVLPSEAKFLGSGTGFRPIGGGTGGSGKEFQAALGGNVPREQFTVVMLTYEREEVLMNSLERLNGLPYLNKVVVVWNSPKPPSDDLLWPDIGLPIVVVHTEKNSLNNRFLPWDAVETEAILSIDDDAHLRHDEIMFGFRVWREARDRIVGFPGRFHAWDLNHQSWLYNSNYSCELSMVLTGAAFFHKYYAYLYSYVMPMAIRDMVDEYINCEDIAMNFLVSHITRKPPIKVTSRWTFRCPGCPQALSHDDSHFHERHKCINFFVKVYGYMPLLYTQFRVDSVLFKTRLPHDKTKCFKFI